Sequence from the Methanobacteriales archaeon HGW-Methanobacteriales-1 genome:
GAAAACTTTTATATTGAATCCTAGGTCTACCCCATACATAATTAGTAAAGACATAATTAATTCTTCTAGCGAAGTGTTTCCTGCCCTTTCACCAATTCCATTCACTGTAGTAGATATAGCATTTCCTCCGGCCAGTAATCCTGAAATAGAATTTGATAAGGCCATACCAAAATCATTATGGCAATGCATTGCAATATCCGTTTTTAAAATAGATCTAAGCTCTCTGACCAAGAAATCCATTCCTTGAGGAGTTATGGCTCCCACCGTGTCAGCTATATGTATCCGGTCAACACCATATTCTTCTGCTTTTTTATAAATTCTTTTTAAAAAATCAAGATCTGTACGAGTAGCATCTTCAGCAGAAAAAGCTACAAACAAATCATGATCTTTAGCATATTCAATAGACTTCATACATACATTTAAAGCCTCTTCACGACTTAATCTTAATTTATGTTCTAAATGGAGGTCTGATGTTCCCATAAAAGTTATTATTCCATCAACGTCACAATCTAAAGCTACGTCAATATCTTCTTTTTTAGTACGTGATAAAACTATAATTTCCGCATCAAGGCCCTCTTGAACAACCCGTTTAACTGAAGATTTTTCCTGCTCAGAAACGACCGGAAATCCTGTTTCTATTTGATGTATTTTTAATTCATCAAGCTTTCTAGCAATTTCAAGTTTTTCCTGGGTACCTAAACATACACCTGGCGTTTGCTCACCATCTCTAAGAGTAGTATCATATACCGTGATCTTTTTTGGAAATTCAAGCTTTACTTCCTTATTAAAAGGACTTACAAAATACTTCAAAAGATTCCCACCTATTATTTTGATATTTTGAAATAAATCAGTTTAGTTACTTATCTATTTCGACATATTTGTCTTAAAATTAATGTTATTATTTTAGATTTCTTGAATGATTAAAGAATCTAACAAGAGTTGTCTACAAGTAAATAAATATACACCAGTATCTCACTAAATTCCCAATTTTATTCAGACATTTTCTTATAAAATTATTTTAAATTAATTGCAATTATCAAATTTTATTTATTTATTTACTATAAAAAATTAACACTGAAGAATCCTTCCGGTGCAGCATTAACTGAAAGAATTAAAACAAAGACGAAAAATTAGTATAAGTTAAATACCAGTCAATTCCAAGTATGATTTTCTTTCAAATCCTTCGGTTATTCCCAGTTTTTCGTATAATTTGAAAATTTCTTGTAATGTTTCTTCGAAATCTTCACCATCTTCCAAGTCTTTCTCTATTTCAACAAAAATTCCTGCTTTTTTAACTGTGTCCAGAGTAATTATAAAATCATTAAAATGGTATATCTCACGATCTTTAACAACAGTAGCCACTAATTTAAACCCTAAACTTTCAAAAATATTTTTAGTTTTGGTCACATCACTCACAGAAACTTCAAATTCTTGACGGGTTTTACTAGATTTATCAATTTTAGCACCTTTATATGTTATAAACACATCCAGATTATCCCCATTAGGTATTTTTCTTATTCTCAACGCTTCATCAGTAACTGCAAAATCCCTGTGAGGTGCATTAAAATAAGTATCTTCTTGACGTTCGGTCCTAATTTTTTTTGCATTCAATTCCAATAGGGATTTTTTTATAGAATCAAATTCATTCACTCGCGCTTTTACCTCAACTTCAATCAAATAAATCACCAATTTTATAATTATAATAAATAATATTAATTTAAATTTAATATCAAAAAATATTAATAATAATTAGCATTTCACCAATCCGAATATTCCTATAAAACGTTCCATACTTAATTGAATTGTTTAATAATCTATTTAACCTGATTCTTAATGAACTCTCTTAAAAATATTTTAGAATCTTCTATTTGAACCATGTATCCATCAATTAAATTATCAAGAGAATCATATGGAGCTACTAATTCCTCTTTCTCTTTCAATAATTTTTTTTTAGCTTCTTTAGATTTTTTATCTGATTTTTTATTTTCTTTAAGAGATTTATTCAGTTCATCAGTTTTAGTTATGTATTCCCGGCGTATGTTTCTAGCATCTATTCGCAAATTATATTTAATTTGTCTTAGTATCCTTTGGTACTCTTTAAGACGTATAAGAATCGTTGTAGCATCCATTAATGATTCAGGTTTTATTTCAAAGCCATCAATTCCCAGTTTTTCTATTTGCTCTTTGTAATGTTTTGGATTCATCTAATCCCCCAATAAAATGAATTGTTTAAAAATTAAAACAATTTTTGCGATTAAGCAATAGATCATTAATCTAATATTATAGTTAATCCCCCATAATAAATATTATTAAAAATAATTATTAAATATAGGACTATGCTCAGAAATAATCTAGAAAAATAGTAAAAAATACATTAGAGACTCATTTTTAAGTTAATTACATCAGAATCTAAGTAACATGATTAATTCAAATTAACAATAAAAAGAAAGATACTTAGATTAGAATATATAATATTATGAAAGTATTTTAATAAGTACAAAGGATACTATTATAACTGAAGATGAATTAATTATTAGTATAATAGTTATAATTTAATAGGTGCTTTTAAATAGAACTATTAATATATTGGATTTAGAAACTGTGTCATGAATTCCTTAATCAATTAATATATCATCCCATTAATATGGCACTAGTAGAATAATGTGATATTATGCATATGATAGCATTAAGTATTAACCGCTACTTTTTAAGTGCATTATATATAAATAACCATTATAAATAACGATTTATACATTTTATATAAAATAAAATTTTTCTAATTTATACTGGGAGGTATATCACTTGACCGATGTGGATATTAAAATTGAAAACATTGTAGCCTCTGCAACTCTTGGAAAGTCCATTGATCTTCCCACTGTTGCTAAAGCTTTAGAAGGCGTTGATTTTAACCGCGAACAGTTTCCTGGATTAGTATACAAACTAAAAGAGCCTAAAACCGCAGCTTTAATTTTTGGTTCTGGGAAGTTAGTTTGCACAGGCGCAAAGTCCATTAGTGACTCAAAATTGGCCATAAAAATAACTGTGGACCAGATGAGAACTATGGATCCTGATATTCCAGAGGAGTTTGAAATAAAAATACAAAACATAGTTGCTTCTGCTAATTTACATTGTAAATTAAACTTAGAAGCAGTTGCTTTAGGATTAGAAAATACTGAATACGAGCCAGAACAGTTCCCTGGACTGGTTTATCGGTTAAAGGACCCAAAAGTGGTTCTTTTACTCTTTGGTTCTGGTAAGGTAGTTTGTACCGGAGCCAAGACCTTTGAAGACGCCAAACTTGGCGTCGCAAAGACTCGCGACAGGCTCGGCGAGTTGGATTTGATTTAATTGGTGATATTTTGATTAAACTTGTAGTTTTTGACCTTGATAACGTTATTATAGACGGAGAAGCCATAGACGAAATCGGAAAGTTGATGGACGTCCAAGACCAGATTATAGAGATCACAGAAAAAGCCATGCAAGGCGATGTAGATTTTGAAACAGCTATCAAAGAAAGAGTTAAATTGCTCAAAGGCACTTCAATTGAAGATATTAAAAAAATATCTGATGAAATGCCACTTATGAAAGGTGCCGAAGAAACCATTGCTGCATTGAAAGAGAAAGGATACAAAGTGGCCACTATTAGTGGCAGTTTTGATATTGTTGCTAATTCAATAAAAGAAAAGCTAGGCCTTGATTATGCATTCTCTAACACATTACTTGAAGAAGATGGGATTTTAACTGGAGAAGTTAGTGGTCCTCTGGTGGAAGGTTCTAAGTACGATGTTCTGTGTAAACTAGTGAAAGATGAAAACATAACTCTAGAAGAGTGTGTAGCAGTGGGAGATGGCGCAAACGACATATCCATGATTGAAGCAGTGAAATTAGGAATAGCTTTCAATGCTAAGCCAGCCCTCAAAGAAATAGCTGACAAAGTAATTGATAATAAAGATTTAACGGAGATTATTCCTTTGCTAGAAACCAAAAACAATCCGGAAGATAATAAAAAAGAATCTACCAAGATTGAAGGAAATCTAGACAATGCCATGGATTTGAAAGATGAATATGAGAAGAAACTCTCTAAAATCTCTGAAGAACGGGAGCAGTTTAATCAGCAAGCTAAAAAATACCGTGAAATTCGAGATGAGCTCAACAACAGCCTGAAAGAAAACTTAAATGTAGCTATCGACTTCCGGGACAAACGGAACAAAATTAATGAAGAAGTCGAAAAGAACAAAAAGCTTCGGGATAAGGCTAATGAAGAGCTCAAAAAGATGGAATGGTCTTCTGGTAGAAGAGACCGAATGAAGCTGGAAAACGAGATTAAAAAAATCGATAAAATCATTGAAACCCGTGTTCTCGACATTAAAAAAGAGAACAAATTGGTTAAAGACGCTAATGATCTTCGTAAAAAGCTCATGGAAATCCAGGAAGATGAAGGAGTTCAAGAAGAAGCTCAAGAACTTAAAGCAACTTCTGAGTCCTACCATGCCAAAGTGGTTGAGCTATCTGAACAGGCCCAAGAATATCACGAAAGTATGCTTGAGTACTTCCGAAAAACCGATGAAATACGAACTAATGCTGACGAAGCTCATCAAAAATTCCTAGAAGCCAAAAATAATGCTTCCGCAAAACACGAAGACTTCAAATCAGTTCTTGGTGAGATTCATAAGGTCAATAAACAACTCGGTGGCATGAGATCCAAAAGAAGGGATATCGAAAGCAGAGCCAGCCGTAAAAAAGATCGGGAAGAAAAAGAAAAGGCTGAAGAGATATACCGTCGGTTCAAAGAAGGTAAAAAAGTCAGTACCGAAGAAATTTTGTTACTGCAAAAGCATAACATTGTTTAATAAGGGAATATCTCCTTATTAAATACATTATTCTTTATATAGCTTCAAAATAATTATTTTTTAATAATTTATTATTTCATTATATTTTTTATAGAATTTCACTTGATTCAAATAATTCCATGGTGAGAGCTAAATGGAAGATACTAAAAAAGAAAAAAAAGAATCCCTTGAAAAAATAGAGACCTGCTATATGTGTCATCAAAAATTTGATATAAATAAAGATGATTTAAGTTATTATCACTATGGTAAGTTCCCCATATGTGATTATTGTAGCCAATTTTACGGTTTTTATAAAAAAGATTACTAATTATAATTTTTGCTGTTTTTTATCCTTTTTATCATTTATATTAAAATATTAGTTCTACAAATATTAAAATGAATTAAGTAATTATATTTTTAATTCAGATTTTAAATATTAACATAGTATGAGTTAATAATGAATCGATTAGATATTAATAATAATATTAAATGAAAATAATAGTAATAATAATATGACACCTGAGTGATATCATGCATGAGGTCATTATCTGCGAAAAACCCAAGTCCTCTGAAAAAATAGCACAGGCCCTGTCCCCAAATGCCGAGAAAAAAAAATATAAAAAAGTTGCTTACTGGGAGTTTGAAAAAGATGGTAAAAAAACCACCGTTTTATCCGCAGTAGGTCATTTGTATTCTTTAGTTCCATTAAATCCTAAAGAAGAACAATTTTTTGATTTGGCATGGGTGCCGCTTTATGATGTGGATAAAAAAAAGGCATATGTTAAAGATTATGTCAATGCCATAAAAAAATTTTCAAAAGGTGCTAATAAGTTTATTCACGCCTGCGATTACGATATAGAAGGAACACTTATAGGATATAATGCTTTAAAGTATGGATGCGGAGATTCATCTGTTAATAATGCATTAAGAATGAAATTTTCTACCTTAACCAAAGAAGATGTTCTCAATGCCTATGAAAATCCTATTGATCTTGATATTAATCAAGTGGATAGTGGAATAGCCCGACACGTTCTAGATTTCATTTTTGGAGTTAATATTTCCAAATCACTAATGAAATCAGTTAGGGAATCAACAAAAAGATTCATTAAATTATCTGCAGGGAGAGTACAAACCCCCACACTTGCTATTTTAGTAGATAGAGAAAAAGAAATTCGTGCATTTGTTCCCGTCCCATACTGGATGATTAAAGCTTTTTTAGAAGGAGATATAGTTGCCGATCATAAAAAAGGCAAGATATTTGATAAAAAAGTTGCAGAAGACACCTTGATTAATTGCGAAGGAAATGACGCATTGGTCGAAAGTATGGATATAAAACAAAGCATAAAACAACCACCATTTCCCTTTGATTTAGGTAGTTTGCAATCCGAAGCTTACAGTTTATTTGGTTT
This genomic interval carries:
- the aksA gene encoding homoaconitate hydratase (in Methanococcus jannaschii this protein catalyzes the condensation of alpha-ketoglutarate and acetyl-CoA to form trans-homoaconitate; functions in alphaketosuberate synthesis which is a precursor in coenzyme B and biotin synthesis), producing MKYFVSPFNKEVKLEFPKKITVYDTTLRDGEQTPGVCLGTQEKLEIARKLDELKIHQIETGFPVVSEQEKSSVKRVVQEGLDAEIIVLSRTKKEDIDVALDCDVDGIITFMGTSDLHLEHKLRLSREEALNVCMKSIEYAKDHDLFVAFSAEDATRTDLDFLKRIYKKAEEYGVDRIHIADTVGAITPQGMDFLVRELRSILKTDIAMHCHNDFGMALSNSISGLLAGGNAISTTVNGIGERAGNTSLEELIMSLLIMYGVDLGFNIKVFQELSNLVEKHTKVAVPKNKPIVGKNVFRHESGIHVDAVIEEPLTYEPFLPELIGQTRKIVLGKHSGCRAVKAKLEECGIEVTRDELCKIVEEVKRSREEGRYINDELFNHIVKSTRGPVDI
- the cyaB gene encoding class IV adenylate cyclase encodes the protein MIEVEVKARVNEFDSIKKSLLELNAKKIRTERQEDTYFNAPHRDFAVTDEALRIRKIPNGDNLDVFITYKGAKIDKSSKTRQEFEVSVSDVTKTKNIFESLGFKLVATVVKDREIYHFNDFIITLDTVKKAGIFVEIEKDLEDGEDFEETLQEIFKLYEKLGITEGFERKSYLELTGI
- a CDS encoding TATA-box-binding protein (TFIID; binds specifically to the TATA box and functions in transcription), encoding MTDVDIKIENIVASATLGKSIDLPTVAKALEGVDFNREQFPGLVYKLKEPKTAALIFGSGKLVCTGAKSISDSKLAIKITVDQMRTMDPDIPEEFEIKIQNIVASANLHCKLNLEAVALGLENTEYEPEQFPGLVYRLKDPKVVLLLFGSGKVVCTGAKTFEDAKLGVAKTRDRLGELDLI
- the serB gene encoding phosphoserine phosphatase SerB codes for the protein MIKLVVFDLDNVIIDGEAIDEIGKLMDVQDQIIEITEKAMQGDVDFETAIKERVKLLKGTSIEDIKKISDEMPLMKGAEETIAALKEKGYKVATISGSFDIVANSIKEKLGLDYAFSNTLLEEDGILTGEVSGPLVEGSKYDVLCKLVKDENITLEECVAVGDGANDISMIEAVKLGIAFNAKPALKEIADKVIDNKDLTEIIPLLETKNNPEDNKKESTKIEGNLDNAMDLKDEYEKKLSKISEEREQFNQQAKKYREIRDELNNSLKENLNVAIDFRDKRNKINEEVEKNKKLRDKANEELKKMEWSSGRRDRMKLENEIKKIDKIIETRVLDIKKENKLVKDANDLRKKLMEIQEDEGVQEEAQELKATSESYHAKVVELSEQAQEYHESMLEYFRKTDEIRTNADEAHQKFLEAKNNASAKHEDFKSVLGEIHKVNKQLGGMRSKRRDIESRASRKKDREEKEKAEEIYRRFKEGKKVSTEEILLLQKHNIV